In Scyliorhinus canicula chromosome 18, sScyCan1.1, whole genome shotgun sequence, a single window of DNA contains:
- the ankle1 gene encoding ankyrin repeat and LEM domain-containing protein 1 — translation MSSELLARRLHWAIEEDDADSLAKWLKGSADPNLVLPEGIAALHLASGKDTEGGIRCLKLLLLHGANPNVRSTESLTPLHVAASWGCLKSLKLLLRNGADPTLLDQDGLRAVDLAEEQGNVRCRQILQAYHRSTLLEDAGEDPPAYHYGQICYRPARNGFHFFDDPVELGIAKSHKAARLPGRCEEFHPFGGTQQTSTLGQPEFVVADSRKVSQQPSSCLMRINPRSGPLGEDTSVWAESQRPWSQSGTMKAQGPGHMGVTKDRSEHRIVGQTTELNLDSCALSSTRVSTFGKYEEQTPNELNSAADSSVDRTPADQELTLQDDESFSPVSAARLPSAVSHRLNTSTDDESFLPPSAFQPCPVGNRELNNSSNLPEAQYSPVEPLYVQRAAISLYEEKEVFKEGDTFVGTEWVSELDCTCTSKDQSNPSEPLANTMPDLAKDKGFCDSEHLIKPSKGIDITSPNNIYVFERKNPTPLHNVDKTTAFLLEDTLDYTMGTVNDGYAPHTDTAQQNSGDSKASVSISGSSSSLYCSCANGSVVFSCAVGNFGHTSHTQQGPEDPMSRAEKDQCLVRQTPSGRDQDKSVSECIGELATDNTQLVHTRDLQTLPFKDSQLFDEMLRDCPLRRTSEQPNCNSPSPQRQCSYHDASLSHGTLINTSDKDIVLSSCAGSTCTNSCVNKGLLNALPRNAMESNPARFPATDAHSQNHKCKRGDHSVAELVSITGRIEDGDFPGLLMLPTKQSLSSNETSLGASQSDSVSIKYSAGNKAQTCSDEEDSSIEDGKEDEGRIGLEQLLKKIKIPTETGLSQIDADRLSPFVTPRTKSRLANNSLRSCSASLFEQTLPMPVRSRRVREQQMEDTRRPSGCFDSLSNESAVSQGAEDEGETRSRAHFPDSEDADFDTVPFVKCNEHEKWTVRPSAALCPDQEQANFDTVPFPNTKHEKGTTRFSSPGHDANRNKQRIRLKSEAVASKGSQAGPVPHPVNLEEYGDANQGGCFYPPIDQSAPAAVQTDIKANSVGQMRSTNAFGECDALWSSEDNDLQRELRISTIDQGLYGAVELPLAPPRPSSPCRSPVPLAGEAETGAFPRNSNVCESTRLENVDLQLGNGDQTCNFSKRSIEERLSNIPNHNAEWQSLLGNLDLPLSPGGRPVNSSVSEAVEYLYTDPEEGHTLIERRYPCKDASSENLSTSGSEETVIYDWRAYKNRKICAKVEKNMSPSDELPKLSPRLLLLSNSQIRRQLKDYGEDPGPITALTRKVYLHLLDRVRKEPLPRKPQQFSSYSPELCQSLETFVFPDCSQDELALVQQFDQPDQNRKWREGLLKSSFNYLLLDPRVTKNLPARCHTLSSAECFRTFVSSIFYVGKGKRSRPYCHLYDALTHFKTNNNQVNTKLKQILDVWESGQGVISLHCFQNVIPVEAYTREACMVDALGLQMLTNKKRGDYYGTAATWPMKRRRQLGVHMLRRVLQIFLAEGERQLRPADIRIGQ, via the exons ATGAGCAGCGAGCTGCTGGCCAGGCGCCTGCACTGGGCCATAGAGGAAGACGATGCTGA TTCCTTGGCAAAGTGGTTAAAGGGAAGTGCCGATCCCAATCTGGTTTTACCTGAGGGAATAGCGGCCCTACACTTGGCATCTGGGAAGGACACAGAAGGTGGAATCCGGTGTCTGAAACTACTACTTCTGCATGGGGCAAATCCCAACGTCCG GTCCACTGAAAGTCTCACTCCCTTGCACGTAGCTGCCTCCTGGGGGTGCCTGAAGAGTTTGAAACTGTTGCTCAGAAATGGAGCAGACCCAACTCTGCTGGATCAG GATGGACTGAGGGCGGTGGATTTAGCTGAAGAGCAAGGAAATGTGAGATGTCGTCAGATTCTACAAGCGTATCACCGCTCCACTCtactggaggatgcaggggaagaCCCTCCCGCGTATCATTATGGTCAAA TCTGCTATCGACCAGCCAGAAATGGTTTTCATTTCTTTGATGATCCAGTTGAGCTTGGCATCGCAAAGAGCCACAAGGCTGCCAGGCTTCCGGGAAGATGTGAAGAATTTCATCCATTTGGCGGAACCCAGCAAACCTCAACCCTCGGACAACCAGAGTTTGTTGTCGCTGACTCCCGCAAAGTCAGCCAACAACCGAGCAGCTGCTTGATGAGAATAAACCCGAGGAGTGGCCCTTTGGGAGAAGATACGTCGGTCTGGGCTGAATCACAGAGGCCCTGGTCCCAATCAGGGACAATGAAAGCACAGGGACCAGGGCATATGGGTGTTACTAAAGACAGGAGTGAGCACCGCATTGTTGGTCAAACTACAGAATTAAACCTTGACAGCTGTGCGTTGTCAAGTACCCGTGTATCTACCTTTGGAAAGTATGAAGAGCAGACTCCAAATGAATTGAATTCTGCAGCTGACTCCTCTGTGGACCGTACACCAGCGGACCAGGAGTTAACCCTTCAGGACGATGAGAGCTTTTCCCCTGTGTCTGCCGCCCGGCTCCCTTCAGCCGTGAGCCACAGACTGAACACCTCCACTGACGACGAGAGCTTTTTGCCTCCATCTGCGTTTCAACCGTGTCCAGTTGGAAACCGTGAACTGAATAACTCCTCTAATCTCCCTGAAGCCCAGTACTCCCCAGTTGAACCTCTCTATGTCCAGCGAGCCGCAATTAGTTTGTACGAAGAGAAGGAAGTCTTTAAAGAGGGTGACACTTTTGTTGGTACAGAATGGGTCTCTGAATTGGATTGTACTTGCACTTCTAAGGATCAATCTAACCCCAGCGAACCCCTTGCAAACACTATGCCGGACCTTGCCAAGGACAAAGGATTTTGTGATTCTGAACATCTGATAAAACCATCTAAAGGCATTGACATAACTTCACCAAATAATATCTATGTATTTGAGCGCAAAAATCCGACTCCTCTACACAACGTGGACAAAACTACTGCGTTTCTCCTTGAGGACACTTTAGATTATACCATGGGAACAGTCAATGATGGATATGCTCCGCATACTGATACAGCCCAACAAAATAGTGGTGATTCCAAAGCTTCAGTCTCCATTTCTGGTTCAAGCAGCAGCCTCTACTGTAGCTGTGCAAATGGGTCTGTGGTTTTCTCCTGTGCGGTCGGAAACTTTGGGCATACGAGTCACACACAGCAAGGTCCGGAAGATCCAATGAGCCGAGCAGAGAAAGACCAGTGTCTAGTCCGGCAGACTCCTTCAGGCAGGGACCAGGACAAATCTGTTTCAGAGTGTATAGGTGAGCTGGCAACTGATAACACCCAGCTGGTACACACTAGAGATTTGCAGACTCTTCCTTTCAAGGACTCCCAGCTCTTTGACGAAATGCTGAGAGATTGTCCTTTGCGAAGGACAAGTGAGCAGCCCAATTGCAACTCACCAagtcctcaaaggcagtgtagctACCACGATGCAAGTCTTTCCCATGGCACCCTAATCAACACAAGTGACAAGGACATTGTACTGAGCTCATGTGCAGGATCTACCTGTACAAACAGCTGTGTCAACAAGGGATTGTTAAATGCCCTTCCGCGTAACGCGATGGAGTCAAACCCGGCGAGGTTCCCAGCCACGGATGCACACAGCCAAAATCACAAATGTAAGCGAGGGGATCACTCTGTAGCAGAGCTTGTTTCTATCACGGGCCGTATAGAAGATGGGGATTTTCCAGGTTTATTGATGCTGCCCACCAAACAATCTCTGTCTTCCAATGAAACAAGCCTTGGAGCATCACAAAGTGATTCTGTTTCCATTAAATATAGTGCGGGCAACAAAGCCCAAACCTGTTCAGATGAAGAAGATTCATCAATTGAGGATGGGAAAGAAGATGAAGGTCGTATAGGGTTGGAACAGTTACTGAAGAAGATCAAGATACCAACTGAGACTGGGCTCTCTCAAATTGATGCCGATAGATTGTCGCCTTTTGTCACCCCAAGGACTAAGAGTCGTCTGGCCAACAACTCTTTAAGAAGTTGTAGTGCTTCACTTTTCGAACAGACACTTCCTATGCCAGTTAGAAGTAGGAGAGTTCGTGAACAGCAGATGGAAGATACTAGAAGGCCATCTGGTTGTTTTGATTCACTCAGCAATGAGTCTGCTGTTTCCCAAGGAGCAGAGGATGAAGGCGAGACTCGCTCCCGTGCTCACTTTCCAGACAGCGAAGATGCAGATTTCGACACCGTCCCCTTTGTCAAATGTAATGAACACGAGAAATGGACTGTCCGACCGTCGGCAGCTTTGTGCCCAGACCAGGAACAGGCCAACTTTGACACGGTGCCGTTCCCTAACACCAAGCATGAAAAGGGAACCACCCGATTTTCATCACCGGGGCATGATGCCAACAGAAATAAACAGCGCATCAGGTTGAAAAGTGAGGCTGTTGCCAGTAAAGGAAGCCAAGCAGGACCGGTTCCACATCCAGTAAACCTTGAAGAATATGGAGATGCCAACCAAGGTGGTTGTTTTTACCCACCCATCGATCAGTCAGCTCCAGCAGCGGTTCAAACTGATATAAAAGCCAATAGTGTCGGTCAAATGAGATCCACTAACGCTTTCGGAGAATGTGATGCCCTGTGGTCTTCTGAAGATAATGACTTGCAACGTGAGCTGAGAATATCAACGATAGATCAGGGACTCTATGGTGCTGTGGAGTTGCCTCTTGCTCCCCCACGACCTTCCTCTCCGTGCCGGAGTCCTGTGCCATTAGCTGGAGAAGCTGAGACTGGGGCCTTTCCCCGAAACAGCAACGTGTGCGAAAGCACCAGGCTGGAGAATGTCGATTTGCAGCTGGGAAATGGGGACCAAACGTGCAACTTTTCAAAACGCTCTATTGAAGAGCGTCTGTCAAATATACCTAACCACAATGCTGAATGGCAAAGTCTCTTGGGCAACCTTGACCTTCCGCTTTCTCCTGGTGGCCGCCCAGTTAACAGCAGTGTAAGTGAGGCGGTGGAGTACCTTTACACTGACCCCGAGGAGGGTCACACACTGATAGAGCGCCGTTACCCTTGCAAAGATGCAAGCTCTGAGAACCTCAGCACTTCAGGCTCTGAGGAGACAGTCATCTATGACTGGAGGGCCTACAAGAACAGGAAGATCTGTGCCAAGGTGGAAAAAAACATGTCACCTAGTGATGAACTGCCAAAATTGTCTCCTCGCCTTCTGCTTCTATCGAACAGTCAGATACGAAGGCAGCTTAAAGATTACGGAGAAGACCCTGGACCAATAACAGCCCTTACTAGAAAGGTTTATCTGCATCTTCTGGACCGGGTTAGAAAGGAGCCCCTCCCCAGGAAGCCACAACAGTTTTCGA GTTACAGTCCAGAGTTGTGTCAAAGTCTGGAAACGTTTGTCTTCCCAGACTGCAGCCAGGATGAACTAGCTTTAGTGCAGCAATTTGATCAGCCGGACCAGAACCGCAAATGGAGGGAGGGGCTCCTCAAATCCAGCTTCAATTACTTGCTCCTTGATCCCAG gGTCACCAAGAACCTGCCAGCCCGGTGTCACACACTGAGCTCCGCAGAGTGCTTCCGCACATTTGTCAGCTCCATCTTCTACGTGGGAAAGGGGAAGCGTTCCAGACCCTACTGTCACCTCTACGATGCACTGACGCATTTTAAAACTAACAATAATCAG GTGAACACAAAACTGAAACAGATTCTGGATGTCTGGGAGAGTGGCCAAGGGGTGATTTCTCTGCACTGTTTCCAGAACGTTATTCCTGTAGAGGCATACACCCGGGAGGCATGCATGGTGGATGCACTGG GCCTGCAAATGTTGACCAACAAGAAGCGGGGCGATTATTACGGCACCGCTGCGACCTGGCCGATGAAGCGACGCCGGCAGCTGGGGGTTCACATGCTCCGCCGCGTGTTGCAGATCTTTCTAGCGGAAGGGGAGCGGCAGCTGCGCCCGGCCGACATTAGGATAGGGCAGTGA